From the genome of Halobacteriovorax marinus SJ:
TATTCTTATCTACTTCTTCATAGAGAGAGTTAAGATAGAGAAAATTATTGAACAACAAAGAGTTGAGATGGTTGCCAATTCAAGACTTGCGGCCCTTGGTAACTTCTCCGCGGGAGTGGCCCATGAAATTAATAATCCACTTACGGTTATTCTCTGGAGAGCAAAGTCTCTAAAGAAAAGTCTAAAAGAAGTTCTTAGTTTAAACTCAAAAGTTGAGACAGATCTCGATAGTATTATGGTCAACACTAGTCGAATTGAGAAAATCATTAAAAGTATTAAAACACTTTCAAAGAACGCTGAGAGCGATCAAAAAGAAAAGGTTTCTATTGCCTCTCTAAGAGACCAGCTCAATGACATACTCTCCCCTAAGATTGCTACAGAGAGTTTTGACTTTAAATTTACCTCCAACTGCTTAGAAGAATCTCTCTATGTTAGAGAAGTACAAATCATTCAAGTTCTCATCAATCTTATTAATAATAGTGTCGAGGCCATAAAAACCCTCGATGAGAAATGGGTACGAGTGAGTGTGATTAAAAATGATAATACAATAGAGATTTCAGTCACAGATAGTGGTAAAGGGATTCCAAAGAAAATTCAACCTCATCTCTTTAGTCTCTTCTTTACTACAAAATCTCAATCAAAAGAGAACTCTGGTATTGGGCTTCCCCTCTCTCATCAAATTATAAAAGATCACCATGGCTCACTTACCTATAATGCCAAGTCTGAGAATACTCAATTTCTTATCTCAATTCCGATTATTCAAGAAATTCAAGAAGTGTGATGTCTTTCTAAGTAAGGATGAACAACAAGGGCCACGGCCAAGATACCCACTTCAAATAAAACTGTTAGTGGAAGCCACAGTCCAAGCATTGTAATAACATCTGGCGGAGTAAGAACTGCACTTAAGGCCGCAAAGCCTACGTAGACATAACTTCTTACAGACCTAAGAGAATACTTTGTTACAAGTCCCATAAAACCTAGTATTAAAAGTAGATTGGGCAATTGAAAGATGATTCCAAGAAAGACGAGAACTTTAGATGCGAGAACTAAGTACTCTTTAAGTGAGATCGTTGCCTTAACATTACTCACCCCAAAGCTCATTAAGGTTTCAAATGTCAGTGGAAAGACCAGAAAGTATCCAAATGATATCCCAAGCCAGAAGAGAATAAATCCCACAACAATAAATGGTTTCACTCCCTTGGCCTCGTGCTCATAAAGGCCTGGCTTTACAAATTTCCAAACCTGCCAAAACCATAGAGGAGAAGAAACAATAACACTGGACCAAAAGGCCACTTGGAATTGACTGAGAACTTTATCTAGAAGTCCGAGATAGATAACCTCACCTTCTCCGCTCTTAAGGGCCGAGCGCAGTGGGGAGAGAAGAACCTCCGAAATTATATCGGCAAAGGCATAGCAGGCAATGAAGCTCACTGCTAGAATGATTAAAACTCTCACCATAGTGGAGCGCAATTCTTCTAAATGTTCAACTAAGGACATTTCCTTCAACCAAATCTCCAGTACTTAGGCTAGATTTAGGACTTAAATCTATGCTAAAATCTTAAGAAAAATACTCAGATACCGATAGGTATTTATATATGAGAATCATGTTTTTGGCAAAGAGAGAGAGTTTGAAATACCTACTGTCCCTATTCATTCTAGTTCTATCCCTTGGAGTACAGGGCAAGGAGAGAAATAAAGACCTCCTCTACTGTCTTGGGCAAGAGGAACTTTCCCTTCATAGCACTAAGAGAACTGGGCCTCATTACTTTCTCAACCAACACTTTATCAACGAAGCGGCTTCGGCCGGCGAGTTTAGACTCAAAGATAAGTTTTACCGAGAAATCTGTGAAATAAGAGAGTTCCCTCCTTCGATTGGTCTACTTAGAGGTATTCTCTTATACGAAGAAGATATTTTTAAGCAAGTAAGTCATGAGGATCAAAATATAGCCGCACTTTATAAAAGTGGTTACCAGGCCTTTATCACAGAGACTCCACAAATCTTCTTTCAATTTCTGGCACTGATACAAACTCAAACAAAGTATCCTCACTGCCTAAGAGAGAATATTCCAAAGCTCTATGAATTCACTAGAAAGTTTCAATATCTAAGAGAAGATCTAAATTTAAAAGAGTTGATTAAAGATAAGAAATCTATTGAAGGCATTTTCACTAAACTCAAGTATCTCAATGCCATCTATGATGAGTGCGATAAGAAGCAAAAGAAGTTAGACAGTAAAGTCAAAACGAAGAGCTAGATTCAACTTACTCTCAACATACTCTTTAAAAGTTTGCAGTATATAATCTCTATTATCTTGAGGCTCTATATTAAAGAAAATATTATGGCCCTTAATTCCAACGATTTCTAATTGATAGCGTTGAAGCTCCTGCTCTTTAATCCACTTTCTCTTAAGCTCATCTATCTTTAACACAAAGTCACTCGGATTAAGTCCCATGGGCATGATGCGAGTTCCATCACTATTAAACTCACTATCGAGACGACTCTCTCCACTTGCAAGACTTCCTTGATTTTTAACACGTAGAAGAACCTCGCCCACATCGTCCATGCAACTTCCACAACCAATAGTGGCCTTGAGGTTATCTGCAATATCTAAAACTGATGCGGATTCATTAGCTAGAACGTAGTCACGAATTTGAGACTCAAAGACACCGAAGCAGCGACAAATTAACTTATCACTCACATCTCCAGCGAGGGACTCAATATTAAAGTCTGCACCAGTGTATTCGCTAAAGGCCCTCATCAAAAGAAAGTTAGGGAGATTGAGAAATTGAGTTTTAAAAAAACTCTCATGCTCTCCTAGCCACTGAGAGAGCTTCTCTTCCACTTTACTTAAAGGGCATCTCTCTAATTTTTCTGCTAAGGAATTAAAATATGGAAAATAAATATGATCACTTGGGCACTCAAAGAACATTCCCTCTAAGCGAGACTTATTATTTATGTCCAGAAATACACAGAACTTCTCTCCATTAAATAACGTACTCGCCTGCGAAGAAATGAGAAAAGGTCTCTGATTAAATTGTCCCATTAAAGGCTAAATTCTTTCTCTTCATCTGATCTAAGAGTTAGTATATCGTGACCTTCATCTGTACATAGAATTGTATGTTCAAATTGTGCTGACCACTTCTTGTCTTTTGTAATAACTGTCCAATTATCTTTTAAGACTTTGCAGTGTCTATTGCCAAGATTGATCATTGGCTCAATTGTAAACGTCATGCCAGGCTTGATCTCTGGACCAGTCCCTTTGCGACCGACGTGAACAACTTGTGGCTCTTCGTGAAATTCTCTTCCAATTCCATGACCACAATACTCCTCCACTACAGAGTAACCATGACCGTGAGCAATTTCTTGAATAACTGCTCCGATATCACCGATATGCGCTCCAGGGCGAACTTGGTTGATTCCTTCACGCATACACATATATGTAACTTCAACTAATTTCTTAACTTCCGGTGATACCTCTCCTACTAGAAAGGTCTTATTAGTATCGCCGTGGAATTTATTCAAATAAGTTGTGACATCAATATTTAAAATATCTCCGTCCTTTAATACATCTTTCTTAGACGGGATTCCATGACAAATGACTTCATTCTTTGAAGTACAAATAGACTTTGGAAAACCGTGATAATTTAAAGGAGAAGGATAGGCCCCATGCTCTAAGATATAGTCATGGCATAATTTATTAAGCTCTTCTGTCGAAACACCCGGTACAACATGAGGTGCTATAAACTCAAGTGTTTGAGACGCTAACTTACTAGTTGCTCTCATCAGTTCAATTTCTCTCGATGACTTTATTGATATCATGGGTATTTCCTTTTTAACTGCTTATGCTTAATTGCTTTTTAATAACTGAACGAACTTAAGTCAATGACTTTAACCTAATTTCAGGCTTTTATTAGTGGCTACTCTTTACACACTGCATTGACGCTCTGTTTTCAAATTTCATATAAATACTGCCATTATAGGGGGATTTTATATGAAAGGGGTAAAACTATTCAAGATTCTAATTGTTTTTGGTCTCTTGCACTCGGTTTATGCCAATAAACAGCTACTTAAAGACATAGAGAATCCAGATGATCTCTACCGCTTTAGTGCTGGCGCTATTGGAAAGCTCGAAGTTGAACGTGGTAATGACCTACAGAGCTTTATAAAAAACAGGATTACTCTTGAAACTTTTAACTATCTACTAAAAAGAGTAGATGGTGTCTCTGCTCACCTCGCTGATAAACTCAGAAGTAGTCTCTCCAATGCTAGAGTCATCAATGGAGAAGAAGTCTATCAGATGTCTACCCTCATCAATATTTACCACGGCATTAGTGTAAAGATAAGTGAGCTAAACACCTACGCAAAGCCTAGAGATCTAGATGACTTTCTTGAGGGTGAAGATCAATTGGCCATTGGAAGAGACCTAATTTGGCTAGCGACTTATTCAAAGCTCTACAATAGTTTTTACCAGAATTATCTAAACTATTATATGCACCTCAATTTAAGAAAGATCATTAAGAACCTCTTTATAACCAAAGAGAATTCAGGTCAAAAAATTGAAGAACTCAAAGTAACGATTGCCCATATCTTAGAAAAGGATAATAGGAAAACAGCGAAGAAGTTCTTCAAAAAGTATATGACAATGAGAGATTCCCTTCTGAAGTTCAATATAGATATGAATTATGAAGTACAGCAGCTCATTGATCAAATTGAAGAAGACGGTGCTGTCACAAGTATCTTGTCAAAGGATACAATTAAAATTTCAAATTTTACTATTACAGATACACTTGCAAATTTCTTTGGGAAAGTTACAAATGTTATAAGTGGTGTCTTTGGAAACCTTGTGGGTAAAGTAAGATGGCGTCACGGAAACTTCTACAAAGACAATATTGTTAAAGAAAAACTTTTAAAAGAGCTCAGGCCTCTAGATCTTCTCTTTGAGAAAACTCCCTTTGCCCTAACAGATACTTTTATCCCTGGGCACTTTGGTCACGCGGCTCTCTACTTAGGGACAGAAGAACAACTAAAAGAAATAGGACTTTGGGATAGCCCTATCATAAGACCGTATCAAAAGAATATTCAAAATGGTGAGATTATTGTTGAGGCGATTAGACCAGGTGTTGGCCTTACAACGATGGAGAAATTTTTAGAAATAGACGAGATTGCCATACTTAGACAAGACACGATTCACTATGACTATGAAGAGATGCAACAAGTATATAAAAGAGCACTAGATCAAATTGGAAAGAAGTATGACTTCAATTTCGATGTAGAGACTACTGATAAAATTGTTTGCTCAGAACTTCTCTTCTTTGCTTACGGTAAGATAAATTGGCCGACAGTCTACATACTGGGAAGACCGACAATCTCGCCAGATAATTTAGCTGAGCTTGCGTTCTATGATAATACACCAATTAATTTTGTTCTAAATTATTGGTCAAAGAAGCGAGGAACACTTATTGAAGGTAAGATTGAGGATCTCGCAAAGAATATAGGTTTTGCCATTGATCCAGAGAGAAGTGGACCTCATAAGAAGGCTTTTCACAAGAAAGACTATCGATGTAAGACGGTATTCTCTAACTCTCTTAGATCTTCTAGTAGAAGAAGTAGACGTATACAATATAGACAATGTAAAACTGTCTATGAAAGAAAGGTCTACAATTCGGCCGAGAACTATAGAGAGTCTCACAATGGATACTTCAAATAAAATAGATATAATCAGACTAAATACCTCCTCTTACCAAGGGGAGGATTTCCATCAAAGAGAAAAAGAAGAGTTAGAATCAAAATTTCCAGTTAGCTACCAAAGTGAAGTTAACCCAAGTCGTGATCATATTCTTATTACAAATAGCTATAGTGATATTGATTCTCTAGATTTAAACGAAAAGACAAAACTCATTATTCACCCAAACTCAGGGTATGATAATTTTCATCTCGATATCGTTCAAAATTCTCCATGTCCAATAATTATAGGTAATGAGATTAGAATGAATGCCGTGGTTAACTACACAATCTCATGCCTACTAAAGCACTTAAATAAATTGAGTTCTTCAAAAGAGTGGGACAGCACAAGAACTTGGAATCGAATACTTCCAGAAAACCTAAAGATTCTAGTCATCGGTCATGGCCATATTGGAGAGAAAGTCACCTCCATTCTAAAAAGTCTTGGGGCCAGTCCTTTAATTTATGATCCCTATAAGGGATATACTGAATTAGATAATAATGGAGCACAGGTAGTTCTTGTATGTGCAAGTTTAAACCCTAAAAGTAAAGCATTCATTGATAAGAGTTTTCT
Proteins encoded in this window:
- a CDS encoding NAD(P)-dependent oxidoreductase; protein product: MDTSNKIDIIRLNTSSYQGEDFHQREKEELESKFPVSYQSEVNPSRDHILITNSYSDIDSLDLNEKTKLIIHPNSGYDNFHLDIVQNSPCPIIIGNEIRMNAVVNYTISCLLKHLNKLSSSKEWDSTRTWNRILPENLKILVIGHGHIGEKVTSILKSLGASPLIYDPYKGYTELDNNGAQVVLVCASLNPKSKAFIDKSFLDALDSSALIINGARGKIIDQNALIDFLKLNKESFAYLDVFEKEPYSRGEFSDLDNISPTSHIAGVHNSLNFDIIKFECKILESYFSSPSREDFERENQAALLQNRIRENFLI
- the map gene encoding type I methionyl aminopeptidase, giving the protein MISIKSSREIELMRATSKLASQTLEFIAPHVVPGVSTEELNKLCHDYILEHGAYPSPLNYHGFPKSICTSKNEVICHGIPSKKDVLKDGDILNIDVTTYLNKFHGDTNKTFLVGEVSPEVKKLVEVTYMCMREGINQVRPGAHIGDIGAVIQEIAHGHGYSVVEEYCGHGIGREFHEEPQVVHVGRKGTGPEIKPGMTFTIEPMINLGNRHCKVLKDNWTVITKDKKWSAQFEHTILCTDEGHDILTLRSDEEKEFSL
- the tatC gene encoding twin-arginine translocase subunit TatC is translated as MSLVEHLEELRSTMVRVLIILAVSFIACYAFADIISEVLLSPLRSALKSGEGEVIYLGLLDKVLSQFQVAFWSSVIVSSPLWFWQVWKFVKPGLYEHEAKGVKPFIVVGFILFWLGISFGYFLVFPLTFETLMSFGVSNVKATISLKEYLVLASKVLVFLGIIFQLPNLLLILGFMGLVTKYSLRSVRSYVYVGFAALSAVLTPPDVITMLGLWLPLTVLFEVGILAVALVVHPYLERHHTS
- a CDS encoding YiiX/YebB-like N1pC/P60 family cysteine hydrolase, translating into MKGVKLFKILIVFGLLHSVYANKQLLKDIENPDDLYRFSAGAIGKLEVERGNDLQSFIKNRITLETFNYLLKRVDGVSAHLADKLRSSLSNARVINGEEVYQMSTLINIYHGISVKISELNTYAKPRDLDDFLEGEDQLAIGRDLIWLATYSKLYNSFYQNYLNYYMHLNLRKIIKNLFITKENSGQKIEELKVTIAHILEKDNRKTAKKFFKKYMTMRDSLLKFNIDMNYEVQQLIDQIEEDGAVTSILSKDTIKISNFTITDTLANFFGKVTNVISGVFGNLVGKVRWRHGNFYKDNIVKEKLLKELRPLDLLFEKTPFALTDTFIPGHFGHAALYLGTEEQLKEIGLWDSPIIRPYQKNIQNGEIIVEAIRPGVGLTTMEKFLEIDEIAILRQDTIHYDYEEMQQVYKRALDQIGKKYDFNFDVETTDKIVCSELLFFAYGKINWPTVYILGRPTISPDNLAELAFYDNTPINFVLNYWSKKRGTLIEGKIEDLAKNIGFAIDPERSGPHKKAFHKKDYRCKTVFSNSLRSSSRRSRRIQYRQCKTVYERKVYNSAENYRESHNGYFK
- a CDS encoding sensor histidine kinase, whose translation is MLQKNLHRNSIKSYIILSLVFLLAGVFIAIIGHWTLSVNRDSLQRVYSFRLFSRGNFQVIAANLKSMTSLSNAITNKNTQLLEEGYIHLESAYGFLISIDSELYLQGTKSTFSEQFNTYEELLAQYTKIMDAPFTEHSEALSYQLQRQVKALNQFLGYAESEFWKQRAEDFENIRLRNKIIEKIYWTLVLSFIIGTFILIYFFIERVKIEKIIEQQRVEMVANSRLAALGNFSAGVAHEINNPLTVILWRAKSLKKSLKEVLSLNSKVETDLDSIMVNTSRIEKIIKSIKTLSKNAESDQKEKVSIASLRDQLNDILSPKIATESFDFKFTSNCLEESLYVREVQIIQVLINLINNSVEAIKTLDEKWVRVSVIKNDNTIEISVTDSGKGIPKKIQPHLFSLFFTTKSQSKENSGIGLPLSHQIIKDHHGSLTYNAKSENTQFLISIPIIQEIQEV
- a CDS encoding (2Fe-2S)-binding protein, with the translated sequence MGQFNQRPFLISSQASTLFNGEKFCVFLDINNKSRLEGMFFECPSDHIYFPYFNSLAEKLERCPLSKVEEKLSQWLGEHESFFKTQFLNLPNFLLMRAFSEYTGADFNIESLAGDVSDKLICRCFGVFESQIRDYVLANESASVLDIADNLKATIGCGSCMDDVGEVLLRVKNQGSLASGESRLDSEFNSDGTRIMPMGLNPSDFVLKIDELKRKWIKEQELQRYQLEIVGIKGHNIFFNIEPQDNRDYILQTFKEYVESKLNLALRFDFTV